The genomic interval CTAAGAAAAAATCAATCCCTCTCTTGGTCTCCCCCTTTCCAAGGGGAAGATTAAAAGTTCCCTAATTGATATATGAAATTGCAGTTATTAACCCGTTAACTAACAGAAATACAGCTTATCGCTTTTTGGAAATTTCGATAAATTTCTCGATACTCCGATCGTAGGTTTTTTCCACATCATCGGGAAAATAGCAGGCGGGAAGTTCTCCCATGGCCCTGTGATACCTGACGCATTCACAGCATTTGCCTTTCCTGCCGCATGGCTCGTAACTACAATTGCAATCCTTCAGGTTTCTCTCAATATTACATTCCATCCTCTTCCCCCTTACCGTCTCAAAACTGGCTCGATGCCGAGCAGTGTTACCCATTTATTTTTTATCTGCTTGTTTACCCGAATAATATTTCTGCTTAGGGCTTGTGAGTTTCTCCGGCACTGTCGGATGAAGCAAGCCCTGTTCAAGAAGAGGATTCAATATTTCTTTTCTGAAATAATCTCTATTGCTGATATTGATAAGCTCCTGTATTTCTTCTCTAGTTCTGGGAATCTGACAAAACTCTGATATTTTTTTATTTCGTTCAGCTTGCATGGTAGCTTGCATGGTAGCCTGCATGGTAGCCTGCATGGCAGCTTGGGGGGCAGCTTGGGGGGTAAGCGGTATTATCACTTTAAAAATATCGTCTTCTATCAATTGAGGATTCGCCCCCGAATACACTTTGCAATATTTATAAAGATTTCTAACGCCCGACCCCATTTCATCAGCGCGCCCTATTTCCCTGAAAATTTTAGCGATAACCGGGTTTTTTGGGAATGGAGAAAAGTTTGCAGGGTCTATTAAACCATGTCCATGAGATTTATTGCTGTTTTCAGTATAAACACGATTTTTTTCAATAATAAATTTTGCCGGAAACGGATTGATATATTCCCTGTGAATGATCATATTCCCGGCAACTTCCCTGAAAATACGGTTCCTGATGTTTATTCTTTGATCTTTTTCAAGATAAAATTTGTCGGGAAGATGCTTTTCAACGAAAGCCATAATCCTGTCATAACTTTCAATGAGATTTGTTCTGATATCATCCCTGTCATCATATCTATCAAGATTTTCTTTTCTTAAAATCGCGTCGGTGCGTAAATGCGGCAGAACAGACAATATAACGTTGTCCTTCCCGAAAAGCAAAACAGCGGCAAGAGTAAAGCCCTCTTTTCCGCTTTGATAGTCTTTTATATAAAGCTGCGCACTTTTTAACAATTCAAAATCATCCAGCTCAGCCCATGGATGCCCCGGCTTGTGATTTACCGCTAATTTCCGGACTCTCTCAACTAAATCCTTTCTTAAATCCTTAATGGCCAGAGCGGAATAAATTTTATTTTCCGAATACGATGTTTGCTTTCTAATGTATAACGCTGTCACAAGATTGGAGTTATCGGTAATATCAAAATCCCCGTCCTCATTCCTGTCAAATATTCTCCCGCTGCACCTGTGAACCTGAGAACTTTCAGGAACATAAACATAAAGAATTGTTTTGCCGTTGATTACAATTTCTTCAATTGAAAGATAGCATGAAGGGTTAATTTTTTGAGGGTTATTTATTGCAGTCGCAAAATCTTTTTTTATCTTGTCTTTACAATTTTCATCAATGCCGGCTATCCCGCCGTTATCATTTACTCCTAAAAGCA from Candidatus Omnitrophota bacterium carries:
- a CDS encoding AAA family ATPase, with the protein product MQTSKIKAIIRQGENLRIEFKECKTNISGNVFETICAFLNRSGGELLLGVNDNGGIAGIDENCKDKIKKDFATAINNPQKINPSCYLSIEEIVINGKTILYVYVPESSQVHRCSGRIFDRNEDGDFDITDNSNLVTALYIRKQTSYSENKIYSALAIKDLRKDLVERVRKLAVNHKPGHPWAELDDFELLKSAQLYIKDYQSGKEGFTLAAVLLFGKDNVILSVLPHLRTDAILRKENLDRYDDRDDIRTNLIESYDRIMAFVEKHLPDKFYLEKDQRINIRNRIFREVAGNMIIHREYINPFPAKFIIEKNRVYTENSNKSHGHGLIDPANFSPFPKNPVIAKIFREIGRADEMGSGVRNLYKYCKVYSGANPQLIEDDIFKVIIPLTPQAAPQAAMQATMQATMQATMQAERNKKISEFCQIPRTREEIQELINISNRDYFRKEILNPLLEQGLLHPTVPEKLTSPKQKYYSGKQADKK